A genome region from Lucilia cuprina isolate Lc7/37 chromosome 3, ASM2204524v1, whole genome shotgun sequence includes the following:
- the LOC111685917 gene encoding zinc finger protein 593 homolog, which produces MGMVQKRKKMHSGDTHLQRRWRVRNRTRDLDLIDEDLRTQSAQLINQAVDLEKPGFAQFYCVHCAKYFIDDTAMQAHFRTKVHKRRLKALETEPYTIEESERAAGRGSYEKPKKRTMETQPSKEEVKAGKRIKVEVVAEGTPAKKQKMQKMET; this is translated from the coding sequence ATGGGTATGGTACAGAAACGCAAGAAGATGCACTCCGGTGATACACATCTTCAGAGACGTTGGCGTGTACGTAATCGTACACGCGATCTTGATCTCATCGATGAAGACTTACGTACACAATCGGCCCAGTTAATCAATCAAGCTGTTGATTTGGAAAAACCAGGTTTTGCCCAATTCTATTGTGTTCACTGTGCCAAGTATTTTATAGATGATACCGCTATGCAGGCACATTTTCGCACTAAAGTTCATAAACGTCGTCTAAAGGCTTTGGAAACCGAACCCTATACCATTGAAGAGTCCGAACGTGCTGCCGGTCGTGGCAGTTATGAGAAACCTAAGAAACGTACTATGGAAACACAACCCTCTAAGGAGGAAGTTAAGGCCGGTAAACGTATTAAGGTTGAGGTCGTTGCAGAAGGTACACCAgctaagaaacaaaaaatgcaaaaaatggaAACGTAG